In Archangium violaceum, the following are encoded in one genomic region:
- the epsU gene encoding exopolysaccharide biosynthesis GT2 family glycosyltransferase EpsU, whose translation MLLELLLVLLALPVLVASGYLLLLTLLSGNKEAPPRVAPRLKFDIIIPAHNEEAGIARTVANLSRVDWPVELRRVMVVADNCSDATADRAREAGATVLVRHNKELRGKGYALQYAFEQSLKDGFADAVVVVDADTEVTDNLLHAFAARLEAGAQAVQAHYGVLNPHASWRTKLMAISMALFHKVRSLGRERLGVSCGLRGNGMCFTHAIIRQVPHEAFSIVEDLEYGIRLGQAGQRVHYAWEAEALGEMVSSEKAARSQRRRWEGGRMAMMRKFGAPLLAEGLRKGDKVLVDLAMDLLVPPLSWVVLGSGAVAVGSAVLAWWRGAVGPSAFVAAASVLALVLYVMRGWWISGMGLAGLGALARAPFYVAWKLWLMVSRPEEKKGEWVRTAREGQKP comes from the coding sequence ATGCTGCTCGAACTGCTGCTCGTCCTCCTGGCCCTGCCGGTGCTCGTCGCCTCGGGCTACCTCCTGCTGCTCACGCTCCTGTCGGGGAACAAGGAGGCGCCACCGCGCGTGGCGCCCCGCCTCAAGTTCGACATCATCATCCCCGCCCACAACGAGGAGGCGGGCATCGCCCGCACGGTGGCCAACCTGTCGCGGGTGGACTGGCCGGTGGAGCTGCGGCGCGTGATGGTGGTGGCCGACAACTGCTCGGACGCCACGGCGGACCGGGCGCGCGAGGCCGGCGCCACGGTGCTGGTGCGCCACAACAAGGAGCTGCGCGGCAAGGGCTACGCCCTGCAGTACGCCTTCGAGCAGAGCCTGAAGGACGGCTTCGCCGACGCGGTGGTGGTGGTGGACGCGGACACCGAGGTGACGGACAACCTGCTGCACGCCTTCGCGGCGCGGCTGGAGGCCGGTGCCCAGGCGGTGCAGGCGCACTACGGCGTGCTCAACCCGCATGCCTCGTGGCGCACGAAGCTGATGGCCATCTCCATGGCCCTCTTCCACAAGGTGCGCTCGCTGGGCCGTGAGCGGCTGGGCGTGTCGTGCGGCCTGCGCGGCAACGGCATGTGCTTCACCCACGCCATCATCCGCCAGGTGCCCCACGAGGCCTTCTCCATCGTGGAGGACCTGGAGTACGGCATCCGCCTGGGGCAGGCCGGCCAGCGCGTGCACTACGCGTGGGAGGCCGAGGCGCTGGGCGAGATGGTGTCCAGCGAGAAGGCCGCGCGCTCGCAGCGCCGCCGCTGGGAGGGTGGGCGCATGGCGATGATGCGCAAGTTCGGCGCGCCGCTGCTCGCCGAGGGCCTGCGCAAGGGCGACAAGGTGCTGGTGGACCTGGCGATGGATCTGCTGGTGCCGCCGCTGAGCTGGGTGGTGCTGGGCTCGGGCGCGGTGGCGGTGGGCTCGGCGGTGCTGGCCTGGTGGCGGGGCGCGGTGGGGCCGTCGGCGTTCGTGGCGGCGGCCAGCGTGCTGGCGCTCGTGCTGTACGTGATGCGCGGCTGGTGGATTTCCGGCATGGGCCTGGCGGGACTGGGCGCCCTGGCCCGGGCGCCCTTCTACGTGGCCTGGAAGCTGTGGCTGATGGTCAGCCGTCCCGAGGAGAAGAAGGGCGAGTGGGTGCGCACCGCGCGCGAGGGACAGAAGCCCTGA
- the epsY gene encoding exopolysaccharide export protein EpsY produces MSRNLLRSHRWPLLASLLLLSACYQPGRFVWVDDYREPPPTKQEESYIITKGDVLNVNVWNQGQISSRLRVRDDGRISLPLINDVDAAGQTPPALARAVEQKLKDLVANPVVTVMVDEPQPIKIAVLGEVRNPGKKLLESGSGLLQALSEAGGFTDYARDDAIYVLRKDPGYQTPVRIRFSWPALTRNEGNASVFRLKTGDVVVVE; encoded by the coding sequence ATGAGCCGAAACCTCCTCCGCTCCCACCGCTGGCCCCTGCTGGCCTCGCTCCTGCTGTTGTCCGCCTGCTATCAGCCGGGCCGCTTCGTCTGGGTGGACGACTACCGCGAGCCCCCTCCCACCAAGCAGGAGGAGAGCTACATCATCACCAAGGGCGACGTCCTGAACGTCAACGTGTGGAACCAGGGGCAGATCTCCTCGCGCCTGCGCGTGCGCGATGACGGCCGCATCAGCCTGCCGCTCATCAACGACGTGGACGCCGCGGGACAGACGCCGCCCGCGCTCGCCCGCGCGGTGGAGCAGAAGCTCAAGGACCTGGTGGCCAACCCCGTCGTCACCGTCATGGTGGACGAGCCCCAGCCCATCAAGATCGCCGTGCTGGGCGAGGTGCGCAACCCGGGCAAGAAGCTGCTCGAATCGGGCTCCGGGCTGCTGCAGGCGCTCTCGGAGGCGGGCGGCTTCACCGACTACGCGCGCGACGACGCCATCTACGTGCTGCGCAAGGACCCCGGCTACCAGACGCCGGTGCGCATCCGCTTCTCCTGGCCCGCCCTCACGCGCAACGAGGGCAATGCCTCCGTCTTCCGCCTGAAGACGGGCGACGTCGTGGTGGTGGAGTAG
- a CDS encoding GumC family protein, protein MAHTPDELPEVERAQAQIFDWEALRDYFGYVKNAILRHKLLALCTFIVTAALGLALAKFLPRSYYSESSLLPKRASTIAALVNPDRIPALDPDPPNPLRPPGEVDSVTRSAAQAVMRRENLVALIKRVNLLDRWEATRAPLLRFKDTVMHLLSGRPTEDIKLDAMVGMMEKALMVSTDDGKVTIGITWPDPQLAADLVQAAQQSFLEARQREDLSSINDALDILEMHEKQATENYKKAFTDFEKVFAEIMIERRRAIGDPRVGGFNMDQHLAEMRFLIRAKRRAISDSEEQHSRRLEQLNAELVAQRKLYGENHPTIVELNQRISGLRAQVSPQTTALQSEERELTREYERYGGGSVPFPDEPMPDPYGLERVLMGILPAVSENPKAAVSLDEVRSRTIILQQLRKRIDSAKLERDISQASFKYRYTLLTPAEFPRTPVKPNAKLIAIGGIVAGLILGIFAAIARDVLSGQLLQAWQVKRGLGLPVLAELEQQPLESQSQ, encoded by the coding sequence ATGGCTCACACGCCCGACGAGCTTCCCGAGGTGGAGAGGGCGCAGGCCCAGATTTTCGACTGGGAGGCGCTGCGCGACTACTTCGGCTACGTGAAGAACGCCATCCTGCGCCACAAGCTGCTGGCGCTGTGCACGTTCATCGTGACGGCGGCGCTGGGACTGGCGCTCGCCAAGTTCCTGCCGCGCAGCTACTACTCGGAGTCCTCGCTGCTGCCCAAGCGCGCCTCCACCATCGCCGCGCTGGTCAACCCGGACCGCATTCCGGCGTTGGATCCGGATCCTCCCAACCCGCTGCGCCCGCCGGGCGAGGTGGACTCGGTGACGCGCTCGGCCGCCCAGGCGGTGATGCGGCGCGAGAACCTGGTGGCCCTCATCAAGCGCGTCAACCTGCTGGACCGCTGGGAGGCCACGCGCGCCCCGCTGCTGCGCTTCAAGGACACGGTGATGCACCTGCTGTCCGGGCGCCCCACCGAGGACATCAAGCTGGATGCCATGGTGGGCATGATGGAGAAGGCGCTCATGGTGAGCACCGACGACGGCAAGGTCACCATCGGCATCACCTGGCCCGACCCGCAGCTGGCCGCGGATCTGGTGCAGGCCGCGCAGCAGAGCTTCCTCGAGGCGCGCCAGCGCGAGGACCTCTCCAGCATCAACGACGCGCTCGACATCCTCGAGATGCACGAGAAGCAGGCCACCGAGAACTACAAGAAGGCCTTCACCGATTTCGAGAAGGTCTTCGCTGAAATCATGATCGAACGCCGCCGTGCGATCGGAGATCCGCGCGTGGGTGGCTTCAACATGGACCAGCACCTGGCGGAGATGCGCTTCCTCATCCGCGCCAAGCGGCGCGCCATCTCGGACTCCGAGGAGCAGCACAGCCGGCGCCTGGAGCAGCTCAACGCGGAGCTGGTGGCGCAGCGCAAGCTCTACGGGGAGAACCACCCCACCATCGTGGAGCTCAACCAGCGCATCTCCGGCCTGCGGGCCCAGGTCTCGCCGCAGACGACGGCGCTGCAGTCCGAGGAGCGGGAGCTGACGCGGGAGTACGAGCGCTATGGCGGCGGCTCGGTGCCCTTCCCCGACGAGCCCATGCCGGACCCGTACGGCCTGGAGCGCGTGCTGATGGGCATCCTCCCGGCGGTGTCGGAGAACCCGAAGGCGGCGGTGTCGCTGGACGAGGTGCGCTCGCGCACCATCATCCTGCAGCAGCTGCGCAAGCGCATCGACTCGGCGAAGCTGGAGCGCGACATCTCCCAGGCCTCGTTCAAGTACCGCTACACCCTGCTCACCCCGGCCGAGTTCCCCCGCACGCCGGTGAAGCCCAACGCGAAGCTCATCGCCATCGGCGGCATCGTGGCGGGCCTCATCCTGGGCATCTTCGCGGCCATCGCGCGCGACGTGCTCAGCGGCCAGCTGTTGCAGGCCTGGCAGGTGAAGCGAGGCCTCGGGCTGCCCGTGCTGGCCGAGCTGGAGCAGCAGCCGTTGGAGTCGCAGTCCCAGTAG
- a CDS encoding response regulator, translated as MEQLQGTVLVVDDSPMFRRMLSDMLESLGCTRVKEAFGGRAALELITQERPALVCLDLTLPDLSGYEVCEQIRATPGLEDLPVLMISARTSAMDRAQAEEAGASGYLIKPFTPDELRQQVERVLAAHPKKEA; from the coding sequence ATGGAGCAGCTGCAAGGGACGGTGCTGGTCGTCGACGACTCGCCGATGTTCCGCCGGATGTTGAGCGACATGCTGGAGTCCCTGGGTTGCACGCGCGTCAAGGAGGCCTTCGGTGGCCGCGCGGCGCTGGAGCTCATCACCCAGGAGCGTCCGGCCCTGGTGTGCCTGGACCTGACGCTGCCGGACCTGTCCGGTTACGAGGTGTGCGAGCAGATCCGCGCCACGCCGGGTCTGGAGGACCTGCCGGTGCTGATGATCTCCGCGCGCACCTCGGCGATGGACCGGGCGCAGGCCGAGGAGGCGGGCGCCAGCGGCTACCTCATCAAGCCCTTCACGCCCGACGAGCTCCGCCAGCAGGTGGAGCGGGTGCTGGCCGCGCACCCGAAGAAGGAGGCGTAG
- the epsD gene encoding exopolysaccharide biosynthesis glycosyltransferase EpsD has protein sequence MSAAPGAPGAAVPPRPEASRPRLSVVVATYNRTELIQRLLGQLARQTLAPSEFEVVVVDDGSREPAAPHLEKLKLPYTLRVETQANAGAAAARHRGVLAARGDVVLITDDDMQVAEDFLARHLERHPRGSRNVVIGGIRPDPAISDMPLFERWYAWLNNRIAASMSGPKRRARGWQLFTGNVSFRREDYVAAGGFDKSLGQSEDIELGVRLEKAGCRFEFCTAAYVLHGSDHTSFEKWLKRAHRYGVFDTHLADKHPDVPQVDPWRYLFEMNPLARPLLAAAVVAPEATRPVTEAVMGAARLADKVGLRKAAFAGTSVAYVMEYLRGARAEAGSLPKAAARAARFALTGGKPGQVLKLAKALKQDALEVARSEYGQPGVKAVAAMVLTSDGFRVLALQRLREAARGLGIPLGNHALRVAQTAVLGVEIGKDVELGSGVYFVHSLGTVVGGDAKVGNRVRFYGNNTVGTAKDDGYPVIEDDVWVGAGARILGPITIGARSRIGANAVVLKDVPPDSVAVGIPARIVPRKDVDGE, from the coding sequence ATGAGTGCAGCCCCCGGCGCCCCTGGCGCCGCTGTTCCCCCTCGGCCCGAGGCCTCGCGCCCGCGGCTGAGTGTGGTCGTTGCCACCTACAACCGCACGGAGCTCATCCAACGGCTGCTCGGACAGCTGGCCCGGCAGACGCTGGCGCCCTCCGAGTTCGAGGTGGTGGTGGTGGACGACGGCTCGCGCGAGCCGGCCGCGCCCCACCTGGAGAAGCTGAAGCTGCCCTACACCCTGCGCGTGGAGACGCAGGCCAACGCCGGCGCGGCGGCGGCCCGTCACCGCGGCGTGCTCGCGGCGCGCGGCGACGTGGTGCTCATCACGGATGACGACATGCAGGTGGCCGAGGACTTCCTCGCGCGGCACCTGGAGCGTCACCCCCGGGGCTCGCGCAACGTGGTCATCGGCGGCATCCGCCCGGATCCGGCCATCTCCGACATGCCGCTCTTCGAGCGGTGGTACGCGTGGCTCAACAACCGCATCGCCGCGAGCATGAGCGGCCCCAAGCGGCGCGCGCGCGGCTGGCAGCTCTTCACCGGCAACGTCTCCTTCCGCCGCGAGGACTACGTGGCGGCCGGCGGCTTCGACAAGAGCCTGGGCCAGTCGGAGGACATCGAGCTGGGCGTGCGCCTGGAGAAGGCGGGCTGCCGCTTCGAGTTCTGCACCGCGGCGTACGTGCTGCACGGCTCGGATCACACCAGCTTCGAGAAGTGGCTGAAGCGGGCGCACCGCTACGGCGTCTTCGACACGCACCTGGCCGACAAGCACCCGGACGTGCCGCAGGTGGACCCCTGGCGCTACCTCTTCGAGATGAACCCGCTGGCCCGGCCGCTGCTGGCCGCGGCGGTGGTGGCGCCCGAGGCCACCCGCCCGGTGACGGAGGCGGTGATGGGGGCGGCGCGACTGGCGGACAAGGTGGGGTTGCGCAAGGCGGCCTTCGCGGGCACCTCGGTGGCCTACGTGATGGAGTACCTGCGTGGGGCGCGCGCCGAGGCGGGTTCGCTGCCGAAGGCGGCCGCGCGCGCGGCCCGCTTCGCGCTCACCGGCGGCAAGCCCGGCCAAGTGCTCAAGCTGGCGAAGGCGCTCAAGCAGGACGCGCTGGAGGTGGCGCGCTCCGAGTACGGCCAGCCGGGAGTGAAGGCGGTGGCCGCCATGGTGCTCACCTCGGACGGCTTCCGCGTGCTGGCGCTGCAGCGGCTGCGCGAGGCGGCGCGCGGGCTGGGCATTCCGCTCGGCAACCACGCGCTGCGCGTGGCGCAGACGGCGGTGCTGGGTGTCGAAATCGGCAAGGACGTGGAGCTGGGCAGCGGCGTCTACTTCGTGCACAGCCTGGGCACCGTGGTGGGCGGCGACGCGAAGGTGGGCAACCGCGTGCGCTTCTACGGCAACAACACCGTGGGCACCGCGAAGGATGACGGCTACCCCGTCATCGAGGATGACGTGTGGGTGGGCGCTGGAGCGCGCATCCTCGGCCCCATCACCATTGGCGCGCGCTCGCGCATCGGCGCCAACGCGGTGGTGCTCAAGGACGTTCCCCCGGACAGCGTGGCGGTGGGCATCCCCGCGCGCATCGTCCCGCGCAAGGACGTGGACGGCGAGTGA
- the wzy gene encoding exopolysaccharide repeat unit polymerase gives MEALLSRKPVFLMMMATLVLATIGLLVAAPALAPLPVVGSAGLWWVCRQKLRHLTFGLFAAAVTVDLVTEVPYEGHWQSPLYFFGKLLFTVPGLTLPLLDLALVGLLVLHFYRRANGIKIDPDPLPLPKPLVIGLIILPLTIVWMQFWGIYVNGGVARVAKFQWHQMMVLPLLVMLFNAAVRGPEDFRTLGRIIIVGCCTKAFLGAFFILTIARPRGLYHEYATTHSDTLLYVTGLACVIWAWTEQPIRKHFWRMVWVCAVIFMGMHYNDRRLAYASFQICLVAGYILSPWSGVKRKITRIALLLLPLFPLYVTVGWRNPTGVFAPVGTIKSMLVGENLAKGQMDYRDMENFNDVHTWNRNPILGTGWGHPFDEVMKLPDISHAFADYLYHPHNSVIGLLAFGGVVGFSGLWLWIPIAVFLAVRSYHRAHEPQARAGGLVALSVFVAYTQQCFGDMGSISWMGTLLAAMAVVCASKLAVVTQAWPTARTARNLGTGVSAPENSHNPVGNLV, from the coding sequence ATGGAAGCCCTCCTCTCGCGCAAGCCCGTCTTCCTGATGATGATGGCCACGCTGGTGCTGGCCACGATCGGGCTCCTCGTCGCCGCGCCCGCGCTGGCGCCGCTGCCCGTGGTGGGCTCCGCCGGCCTGTGGTGGGTGTGCCGGCAGAAGCTGCGCCACCTGACGTTCGGCCTCTTCGCCGCGGCCGTCACGGTGGACCTCGTCACCGAGGTCCCCTACGAGGGGCACTGGCAGTCGCCGCTGTACTTCTTCGGCAAGCTGCTCTTCACCGTGCCGGGCTTGACGCTGCCGCTGTTGGACCTGGCCCTCGTCGGCCTGCTGGTGCTCCATTTCTACCGGCGCGCCAACGGCATCAAGATCGACCCGGACCCGCTGCCGCTGCCCAAGCCGCTGGTGATTGGACTCATCATCCTGCCCCTCACCATCGTCTGGATGCAGTTCTGGGGCATCTACGTCAACGGCGGCGTGGCGCGCGTGGCCAAGTTCCAGTGGCACCAGATGATGGTCCTGCCGCTGCTGGTGATGCTCTTCAACGCCGCGGTGCGAGGGCCCGAGGACTTCCGCACCCTGGGGCGCATCATCATCGTGGGCTGCTGCACCAAGGCCTTCCTGGGCGCCTTCTTCATCCTGACGATTGCCCGCCCCCGCGGCCTGTACCACGAGTACGCCACCACGCACTCGGACACGCTGCTGTACGTGACGGGCCTGGCCTGCGTCATCTGGGCCTGGACGGAGCAGCCCATCCGCAAGCACTTCTGGCGCATGGTCTGGGTATGCGCCGTCATCTTCATGGGCATGCACTACAACGACCGGCGCCTGGCCTACGCCAGCTTTCAAATCTGTCTGGTCGCCGGGTACATCCTCAGCCCGTGGAGCGGGGTGAAGCGCAAGATCACCCGCATCGCCCTGCTGCTGCTGCCCCTCTTCCCCCTCTACGTCACGGTGGGTTGGCGCAATCCCACGGGCGTCTTCGCCCCCGTGGGCACCATCAAGTCCATGTTGGTGGGTGAGAACCTCGCCAAGGGGCAGATGGACTACCGCGACATGGAGAACTTCAACGACGTCCACACGTGGAACCGCAACCCCATCCTCGGCACCGGCTGGGGGCACCCGTTCGACGAGGTGATGAAGCTGCCCGACATCTCGCACGCCTTCGCCGACTACCTCTACCACCCGCACAACTCGGTGATTGGGCTGCTCGCCTTCGGTGGCGTGGTGGGCTTCAGCGGGCTGTGGCTGTGGATTCCCATCGCCGTCTTCCTGGCCGTGCGCTCCTACCACCGGGCCCACGAGCCACAGGCCCGTGCAGGTGGATTGGTGGCGCTGTCGGTGTTTGTGGCTTATACCCAGCAGTGTTTCGGTGACATGGGTTCCATCAGTTGGATGGGCACCCTGCTGGCGGCGATGGCCGTGGTGTGCGCCAGCAAGCTCGCGGTGGTGACGCAGGCCTGGCCAACGGCTCGAACGGCTCGAAATCTCGGGACCGGAGTCTCAGCGCCCGAGAATTCGCACAATCCAGTAGGAAATCTGGTATGA
- a CDS encoding glycoside hydrolase family 44 protein — protein MRRSGSSGAWRGAKARVVLLAGVWACAPVLGSCKRGTSEAQAATPAQASPSGVYAIPALTEVAYASGLQPGWKDEGWAERELKEQAPARLRMENLGGWMLHKTGIEGEFGGLALRYRAPQDYGEFLEVRLDSEGETLFPRVRVDGTHVARREGEWVQLFVPLEQLNPQKVPFSRIVIRAHKKVGGDWVELDQVGLTGPGGMTPADGTALVEQARQMDGSAPKPVIEPVELAYDNGLQPGWEDHGWSERELKGATPAKLHMANLGGWVLHKKGLQSEYGGLTLRYHAPASFGDFLEVRLDSEGEMLFPRVRLADSYVTARDGEWTQVFVPLSELNPEKHPFTQIVLRAYKKVSNEQVELNQVGFANLVTPTVAQAPKDAAAVGGGRVAFGDAKGAKVVVDCTAPVHRISPLIYGIAFNNMRETKDSHQWELGATARRWGGNPTSRYNWKLGNVWNTANDYFFRNIIVATPQYTYDNFLQSNLQRGVQTALTVPMLGWVSKDATSMGFPRTVFGMQQKMDPDVPEAGNGIAPSGEALTPPQPTQTSVEAPPSFIHEWVRTIREKDKARGRSVHMYLLDNEPMLWNTTHRDVHPEPATYDELLERTIAYGTAVRQADPEAIIAGPAEWGWTNYFNSAADVAPGGNKKDRKAHGNVPLLAWYLKKLAEHEKQTGTRILDVVDVHFYPQGEGIGFEETGATDPDTSARRIRSTRALWDPTYKDESWIDDKVELIPRVKRWISENYPGRGLSIGEYNFGATKHMSGGLAQAEALGRFAEQNLTSAFHFTYPPFRSPTFWAFRAFRNFDGKGGRFQDNYVPSSFEKPAEGQGMSLFASRSDDGKRLVAVALNLEADVARNAQVEFRGCGDVRSARVLGYAGEPSGFSERKSFFQSGGNMQVLLPPWSMTILDITIAK, from the coding sequence ATGCGGCGGTCCGGTAGCAGCGGTGCATGGCGTGGAGCGAAGGCCCGGGTGGTCCTGCTGGCCGGGGTGTGGGCGTGCGCGCCGGTGCTGGGCTCGTGCAAGCGCGGCACCTCCGAGGCCCAGGCGGCGACCCCCGCGCAGGCCTCGCCCTCGGGCGTCTACGCCATTCCGGCGCTCACCGAGGTGGCCTACGCCAGCGGCCTCCAGCCCGGCTGGAAGGACGAGGGCTGGGCCGAGCGCGAGCTGAAGGAGCAGGCCCCCGCCAGGCTGCGCATGGAGAACCTGGGCGGGTGGATGCTGCACAAGACGGGCATCGAGGGCGAGTTCGGCGGACTCGCGCTGCGCTACCGCGCGCCCCAGGACTACGGGGAGTTCCTCGAGGTGCGGCTGGACTCCGAGGGCGAGACGCTCTTCCCCCGCGTGCGCGTGGACGGCACCCACGTGGCGCGCCGCGAGGGCGAGTGGGTGCAGCTCTTCGTCCCCCTCGAGCAGCTCAACCCCCAGAAGGTGCCCTTCTCCCGCATCGTCATCCGCGCCCACAAGAAGGTGGGCGGCGACTGGGTGGAGCTGGACCAGGTGGGCCTCACCGGCCCCGGTGGCATGACGCCCGCCGACGGCACCGCGCTGGTGGAGCAGGCGCGGCAGATGGACGGGTCGGCGCCCAAGCCCGTCATCGAGCCGGTGGAGCTGGCCTATGACAACGGCCTGCAGCCGGGCTGGGAGGACCATGGCTGGTCCGAGCGCGAGCTGAAGGGCGCCACCCCCGCGAAGCTGCACATGGCCAACCTGGGCGGCTGGGTGCTGCACAAGAAGGGCCTGCAGTCGGAGTACGGTGGGCTGACGCTGCGCTACCACGCCCCGGCCAGCTTCGGCGACTTCCTCGAGGTGCGGCTGGACTCCGAGGGAGAGATGCTCTTTCCCCGCGTGCGGCTGGCGGACTCCTACGTCACCGCCCGCGACGGCGAGTGGACGCAGGTGTTCGTCCCCCTGTCGGAGCTCAACCCGGAGAAGCACCCCTTCACGCAGATCGTCCTGCGCGCGTACAAGAAGGTGAGCAACGAGCAGGTGGAGCTCAACCAGGTGGGCTTCGCCAACCTCGTCACGCCCACCGTGGCGCAGGCGCCCAAGGACGCGGCCGCCGTGGGCGGTGGCCGCGTGGCCTTCGGCGACGCGAAGGGGGCCAAGGTGGTGGTGGACTGCACCGCGCCCGTCCACCGCATCAGCCCGCTCATCTACGGCATCGCGTTCAACAACATGCGCGAGACGAAGGACAGCCACCAGTGGGAGCTCGGCGCCACGGCGCGCCGCTGGGGCGGCAACCCCACCTCCCGTTACAACTGGAAGCTGGGCAACGTCTGGAACACGGCCAACGACTACTTCTTCCGCAACATCATCGTCGCCACGCCGCAGTACACCTACGACAACTTCCTCCAGTCCAACCTGCAGCGCGGCGTGCAGACGGCGCTCACCGTCCCCATGCTGGGCTGGGTGTCCAAGGACGCCACCTCCATGGGCTTCCCCAGGACCGTCTTCGGCATGCAGCAGAAGATGGACCCGGACGTGCCCGAGGCCGGCAATGGCATCGCGCCCTCGGGCGAGGCCCTCACGCCGCCCCAGCCCACGCAGACGAGCGTCGAGGCACCGCCCTCGTTCATCCACGAGTGGGTGCGCACCATCCGCGAGAAGGACAAGGCCCGCGGACGCAGCGTGCACATGTACCTGCTCGACAACGAGCCGATGCTCTGGAACACCACGCACCGCGACGTGCACCCGGAGCCGGCCACCTACGACGAGCTGCTCGAGCGCACCATCGCCTACGGCACCGCCGTGCGGCAGGCGGACCCGGAGGCCATCATCGCGGGCCCGGCCGAGTGGGGCTGGACGAACTACTTCAACTCGGCGGCGGACGTGGCCCCGGGCGGAAACAAGAAGGACCGCAAGGCGCACGGCAACGTGCCGCTGCTGGCCTGGTACCTGAAGAAGCTCGCCGAGCACGAGAAGCAGACGGGCACCCGCATCCTCGACGTGGTGGACGTGCACTTCTACCCGCAGGGCGAGGGCATCGGCTTCGAGGAGACGGGCGCCACGGACCCCGACACCTCGGCGCGGCGCATCCGCTCCACCCGCGCGCTGTGGGACCCGACGTACAAGGACGAGTCCTGGATCGACGACAAGGTCGAGCTGATTCCCCGCGTGAAGCGGTGGATCTCCGAGAACTACCCGGGCCGCGGCCTGTCGATTGGTGAGTACAACTTCGGCGCGACGAAGCACATGAGCGGCGGGCTCGCGCAGGCCGAGGCACTGGGCCGCTTCGCCGAGCAGAACCTCACCTCGGCGTTCCACTTCACCTACCCGCCCTTCCGCAGCCCCACGTTCTGGGCGTTCCGCGCCTTCCGCAATTTCGACGGCAAGGGCGGGCGCTTCCAGGACAACTACGTGCCCTCCAGCTTCGAGAAGCCCGCGGAGGGCCAGGGCATGTCGCTGTTCGCCTCGCGCAGCGACGACGGCAAGCGGCTGGTGGCCGTCGCCCTCAACCTGGAGGCGGACGTGGCTCGCAATGCCCAGGTGGAATTCAGGGGCTGCGGCGACGTGCGGAGCGCCCGGGTATTGGGCTACGCCGGTGAGCCCTCGGGCTTCTCCGAGCGCAAGTCCTTCTTCCAGTCCGGCGGCAACATGCAGGTGCTGCTCCCGCCCTGGTCCATGACCATCCTGGACATCACGATCGCCAAGTGA